In Arthrobacter sp. MN05-02, the genomic stretch ACCAGCTCCTCGTCCGTCGTACCCGGGTGCCCCTCGGGATACACGGCGATCCCCATCCGGAGTCCGCCGCCGGAGAGATCCGCGATGTCCTCCATGAGCGCCCCGCTCCACGCGTAGGGCCCGGCCGCCACGGTGGCGTCCCCGCCGATCACGAAGACGTCGGTGATGCCCGCATCGGCGCACCGCTCGACGTACCGGCCCAGCTCCGCCCGCCCGGTCACGGACCGTGCGGCCAGGTGCGGGATGGCGGTGTAGCCGGCACGGGCGAGGTCCACCGCCAGCTCCACGGCCTCCCGCGGACCGTGGTGGGGCAGACACGTGACGGTCACGGCGGCGGGGACGGGCAGGTGCCCGCGGAGCCGCTCCGCGATGCCCTCCGACGGGATGACCTCCACGCGGACCGGCAGGTCAGTCATCGGCGGTCAGCACTCCACCACGTTGAGGGCGAGTCCGCCGCGCGCGGTCTCTTTGTACTTGTCCATCATGTCCGCGCCCGTGTCACGCATCGTCTTGATGGCGACGTCGAGCGAGACGTGGTGTTGGCCGTCCCCCCGCACCGCCATCCGCGCAGCCGTGATGGCCTTCATGGCTCCGACGGCGTTCCGCTCGATGCACGGGATCTGGACCAGGCCGCCCACGGGGTCGCACGTCAGCCCGAGGTTGTGCTCGATCCCGATCTCGGCCGCGTTCTCGACCTGCTCGGGGGTGCCGCCGAGCACCTCCGCCAACGCACCTGCCGCCATGGCGCAGGCGGAGCCGACCTCGCCCTGGCACCCCACCTCGGCGCCGGAGATCGAGGCGTTCTTCTTGAACAGCGAACCGATCGCCGTCGCAGCCAGCAGGAAGCGGACGACGCCGTCCTCGTCCGCTCCCGGCACGAAGTCGACGTAGTACTTCAGGACCGCGGGGATGATGCCGGCGGCGCCGTTGGTCGGCGCCGTCACCACCCTTCCGCCTGCGGCGTTCTCCTCGTTGACGGCCAGGGCGAAGAGCGTCACCCACTCCATCGTCCCGAGGCGGTCGTCCGGGTCGTCCGCCTTCTCGAGCAGTTGCCGCTGGCGCTCGGCGCGGCGCCTCACGCTCAGCCCGCCGGGCAGGATGCCGCCCGTGGTGGTCCCCCGCCGGATGGTGTCCTGCATGACCGACCAGATCTCCAGCAACCCGGCCCGCACCTCGTGCTCCGGTCGCCAGGACAGCTCATTGGCGAGCACCACGTCGGAGAAGGACCAGCCGGTCGCCCGGCAGATACCCAGCAGCTGGTCGGCGGTACCGAAGGGATGGGACACCGGAACGGGCTTCAGAGCCACGGTCTCGGAGCCGATCTCGTCCTCGTCGAGCACGAAACCGCCTCCCACGGAGAAGTATTCTCTGGTGCGCATAACGTCGCCCGCCGCTGAATATGCCGTGAACCGCATACCGTTGGTGTGGTAGTCGAGACGCTGGCGGCGGTGCAGCACCACGTCCGTCTCCGGGTCGAACTCGATGCGCTGTCCCGCTGCGAGGTTCAGCGACCGACACTCCCCGATGTAGGCCACGCGGGCATCGGCCGAGGTCGGGTCCACGAGGTGTGGCTGATCCCCCTCGAGCCCGAGCAACACGGCCTTGA encodes the following:
- the sdaA gene encoding L-serine dehydratase, with product MTISAFDLFKIGIGPSSSHTGGPMTAAYLFTEVLRADGLLADVQRVRVELFGSLGVTGHGHGTVKAVLLGLEGDQPHLVDPTSADARVAYIGECRSLNLAAGQRIEFDPETDVVLHRRQRLDYHTNGMRFTAYSAAGDVMRTREYFSVGGGFVLDEDEIGSETVALKPVPVSHPFGTADQLLGICRATGWSFSDVVLANELSWRPEHEVRAGLLEIWSVMQDTIRRGTTTGGILPGGLSVRRRAERQRQLLEKADDPDDRLGTMEWVTLFALAVNEENAAGGRVVTAPTNGAAGIIPAVLKYYVDFVPGADEDGVVRFLLAATAIGSLFKKNASISGAEVGCQGEVGSACAMAAGALAEVLGGTPEQVENAAEIGIEHNLGLTCDPVGGLVQIPCIERNAVGAMKAITAARMAVRGDGQHHVSLDVAIKTMRDTGADMMDKYKETARGGLALNVVEC
- a CDS encoding methylenetetrahydrofolate reductase; translated protein: MTDLPVRVEVIPSEGIAERLRGHLPVPAAVTVTCLPHHGPREAVELAVDLARAGYTAIPHLAARSVTGRAELGRYVERCADAGITDVFVIGGDATVAAGPYAWSGALMEDIADLSGGGLRMGIAVYPEGHPGTTDEELVRTMLAKQRFASWCVTQLCFSQETLRGYPSRLLLQGVSLPVWAGVPGPVRMARLVRLAGRVGVGQSLGFLKRSAGAADSGSAVRQLLSSASYDPAPLVGAVHASGYAGLHLYSFNDLAGLARSGLAAAAG